A stretch of Pseudophryne corroboree isolate aPseCor3 chromosome 9, aPseCor3.hap2, whole genome shotgun sequence DNA encodes these proteins:
- the LOC134956756 gene encoding uncharacterized protein LOC134956756: MAKEAKSARKTGGGPPFRATYREWEEPVRALIPAEVVSATHVRDSDRPTQDVRQTSRPDRPQTTQDDAGIAGSASVSRPPLRRPSQGSGHLPRRPSKTRRLVSESAAPSSPPRRRISAVSPQPPQALLASPQNDEPRSPQLSEPSLMPDVDQQGQDQQATFTLQLTPVDPSQPIQPQDIPQASMSPQLVQAPPQPQIPDDFWSSWTSQQTQSNASLTAHTQHLASLPHHLPRISRNSGRLIVQVGRIATSMEQIRADNNQMLAHLTRIIDEQQRQHQTLIQLIQHNQVVNESLSRIVASHTATNTQLNASINNLSNNITLMAAQQVTSSSGTTTPSQTPVTSPVRRSSRARASEPAQNTAPSTHTRKK; this comes from the exons atggccaaagaggctaaatcagcacgcaaaaccgggggtggcccccctttccgggcaacctatcgggagtgggaggagcctgtgcgggcactgattccagcagaagtggtgtctgcaactcatgtccgggattcggaccgacccacgcaggatg tccgacagaccagccggccagacaggccacagacaactcaggatgatgctgggattgcag gttctgcttctgtaagccgccctcctctaaggcgcccatcacagggctcggggcacttacccaggaggccaagtaagacacggcgtcttgtctctgaatctgcggctccatcttccccacccaggcggcgcatttctgcagtctcaccccagccaccacaggcactattggcgagtccacagaatgatgagcccagatcacctcagttatctg agccaagcttgatgcccgacgtggaccagcagggacaagaccaacaggcaacattcacactgcaactaacacctgttgacccgagccagccaatacagccgcaggatatcccccaagcctccatgagtccacaactggtacaagctccaccccagccacaaattccagatgacttttggtccagttggacaagccaacagacccaaagcaatgccagcctgaccgcacatacccaacaccttgccagtctgccccatcatctaccgcgcattagtcgcaactcgggcagactgattgtccaagtaggccgaatcgcaacatcgatggagcaaatacgggcagacaacaaccaaatgctggctcatttaacgcgcatcattgatgagcaacagcgccagcaccaaacactcatacaactaatacagcacaaccaggttgtgaatgaatctttatcccggattgtagccagccacactgcaaccaacacacaactgaatgccagcataaataatttgagcaacaacataacattgatggcagcacaacaagtgacctccagctctggaaccacgacccctagccaaacgccagtaacctcccctgttcggcgatcctcccgagcacgtgccagtgagccagcacaaaacacagcacccagcacacacacgcgCAAAAAATAA